From a region of the Leptospira kmetyi serovar Malaysia str. Bejo-Iso9 genome:
- a CDS encoding anticodon nuclease, which produces MSKTLMDIAKLLKNADKKVQLIYAFNGTGKTRLSQEFKRLIAPKNNTIENAEETYQAESSRNKILYYNAFTEDLFYWDNDLEKDTEPKLKIQPNSFTDWILKDQGQDRNIITNFQHYTNEKLTPRFNEAYTIKDKNGREVSVKEFSEVTFSLTRGNEERSGNFKISKGEESNFIWSIFYTLLEQVISILNIAEPSARETDQFDQLEYIFIDDPVSSLDENHLIQLAVNLGQLIKSAPPDVKFIVSTHSPLFYNVLYNEVGTKSGYILSRFDDGTFELEEKKGDSNKSFSYHLHIKKLIQQAVVKNKVQRYHFALLRNLYEKTANFLGYQSWSDLLPDDKRAYASRIMNFYPHNTLSNEEIAEPTPPEKEMVSLLLRNLNKYGYWQQEVQNE; this is translated from the coding sequence ATGAGCAAGACCCTAATGGATATAGCAAAGCTTCTAAAAAATGCCGATAAAAAAGTGCAGTTGATCTATGCATTTAATGGCACGGGTAAAACTCGTCTTTCTCAGGAATTTAAGCGCCTCATTGCACCTAAAAACAATACTATTGAGAATGCTGAGGAAACCTATCAGGCTGAGTCTTCGCGCAACAAAATTCTTTACTATAACGCCTTTACCGAAGATTTATTTTACTGGGATAACGACTTAGAGAAAGATACTGAACCGAAATTAAAAATTCAACCTAATTCGTTCACGGATTGGATACTGAAAGACCAAGGACAAGATCGCAATATCATTACTAATTTTCAGCATTATACCAATGAAAAACTAACACCGCGATTCAATGAAGCATACACTATCAAAGATAAAAACGGGCGAGAGGTTTCTGTTAAAGAGTTTTCGGAAGTGACCTTCTCCCTGACAAGGGGCAACGAAGAGCGTTCGGGTAATTTTAAAATTTCTAAAGGCGAAGAGAGCAATTTCATTTGGAGTATTTTTTACACGCTGCTGGAACAAGTGATTAGTATTCTTAATATCGCTGAACCCAGTGCCCGCGAAACAGATCAGTTTGACCAATTAGAGTATATATTTATTGACGATCCGGTAAGCTCACTGGATGAGAATCACCTGATTCAGTTGGCCGTAAACTTGGGACAATTGATCAAGTCGGCTCCACCCGATGTCAAGTTCATCGTATCAACACACAGTCCACTGTTTTACAATGTGCTATACAATGAAGTTGGCACCAAGAGCGGGTATATTCTGAGTCGTTTTGATGATGGTACTTTTGAGCTGGAAGAAAAGAAAGGGGATTCAAACAAAAGCTTTTCATACCACTTGCATATTAAGAAGTTAATTCAGCAAGCTGTCGTGAAGAATAAAGTGCAACGTTACCATTTTGCCTTGCTTCGAAATCTATATGAAAAAACTGCTAATTTTCTAGGTTATCAGAGCTGGTCTGACTTATTACCTGATGATAAAAGGGCATATGCAAGTCGAATTATGAATTTCTACCCTCACAATACACTATCCAACGAAGAAATTGCTGAGCCAACACCTCCAGAGAAAGAGATGGTTAGTCTTTTACTTAGAAACCTAAATAAATATGGTTATTGGCAACAGGAAGTGCAAAATGAATGA